A window from Populus trichocarpa isolate Nisqually-1 chromosome 3, P.trichocarpa_v4.1, whole genome shotgun sequence encodes these proteins:
- the LOC7460224 gene encoding uncharacterized protein LOC7460224, translating into MLRRNIRLRREYLYRKSLEGKERLLYEKKRKIKEALAEGKPIPTELRNEEAALRQEIDLEDENTAIPRSHIDDEYAKATERDPKILLTTSRDPSAPLTQFVKELKFVFPNAERINRGGQVISEIIESCRAHDYTDVILVHEHRGVPDGLVICHLPFGPTAYFELLNVVTRHDIKDKKAIGTMPEAHPHLILNNFKSKLGERTANILKHLFPMPKQDTKRIITFANQSDYISFRHHIYEKHGGPKSVELKEIGPRFEMRLYQIKLGTVDQTEAQNEWVLRPYMNTTKKRKFIGD; encoded by the exons ATGCTCCGTCGAAACATCCGATTAAGAAGAGAGTATTTGTACCGAAAAAGCTTAGAAGGCAAAGAGCGTTTACTTTACGAGAAGAAACGCAAAATCAAAGAAGCCCTAGCTG aGGGAAAACCGATTCCTACTGAGCTTCGAAACGAAGAAGCCGCTCTTCGTCAAGAAATTGATCTTGAAGATGAAAACACCGCAA TACCGAGGAGTCATATTGATGACGAGTATGCGAAAGCGACCGAACGAGACCCGAAAATTTTATTGACTACGTCGAGGGATCCGAGCGCTCCTCTTACTCAGTTTGTTAAG GAATTGAAGTTTGTGTTTCCAAATGCGGAACGAATCAATCGTGGTGGTCAG GTTATATCTGAGATTATTGAAAGTTGTCGGGCACATGATTATACTGATGTGATTTTGGTGCATGAGCATCGTGGTGTGCCAGATGGTTTGGTTATATGCCATCTACCATTTGGTCCAACTGCTTACTTTGAATTGCTCAATGTG GTTACTAGACATGACATTAAGGACAAGAAAGCCATCGGAACTATGCCTGAGGCCCACCCACATTTGATTCTTAACAATTTTAAATCCAAG CTGGGAGAAAGAACAGCAAATATTCTAAAACATCTTTTCCCTATGCCGAAGCAAGATACAAAACGCATCATTACTTTTGCAAATCAATCTGACTATATCTCCTTCAG ACATCATATTTACGAAAAGCATGGAGGCCCTAAGTCTGTTGAGCTCAAAGAAATTGGTCCACGTTTCGAAATGCGGCTTTATCAG ATAAAGTTAGGGACAGTGGATCAGACCGAAGCACAAAATGAATGGGTGCTTAGACCATACATGAACACAACAAAGAAACGGAAGTTTATTGGAGATTGA
- the LOC7460223 gene encoding uncharacterized protein LOC7460223, protein MTKVYGTGAYDFKRHHVAEYPLDLSATRTETKSADSKPGSTTLPSSITLSEIQRDRLTKIASANWLKTTTSAVADGGDMLAEEEERRGFDAELVKKIYETELKVKEGRKTVPLQRVMILEVSQYLENYLWPNFDPETATFEHVMSMILMINEKFRENVAAWSCFYDRKDVFKRFLDRVLHLKEGRELSIAEKTNYLVFMINAFQSLEDEMVSQTVLRIASFESWHSLSYGRFQMELCLNNKLIKKWRKTIRKEAEEATKRGEVFNPSTSLEVRFLRNFTEEFLDVLDFKVFPQKSSANEDEIDDAAVLYCERFMEFLIDLLSQLPTRRYLRPLVADVAVVAKCHLSALYRHEKGKLFAQLVDLLQFYERFEINDYYGTQLTDDEVVRSHYERFQAFQLLAFKKIPKLRELALSNVGAIHKRADLSKKLSVLSPEELKDLVCCKLKLVSAEDPWSERVDFLIEVMVSFFERQQSQKEAINALPLYPNEQIMWDESVVPSINYSGEGCLALPKLNLQFLTLHDYLLRNFNLFRLESTYEIREDIQEATPHLLPYINNEGETAFRGWSRMAVPIKEFKITEVKQPNIGEVKPSSVTAKITFSISSYKTQIRSEWNALKEHDVLFLLSVCPSFEPLSAEEAEKASVPERLGLQYVRGCEIIEIRDEEGTLMNDFTGKIKREEWKPPKGELRTVTVALDTAQYHMDVTDIAERGAEDIYGTFNVLMRRKPKENNFKAILESIRDLMNEYCIVPDWLHNIFLGYGDPSAAQWTKMPDHLQKVDFKDTFLDADHLKESFPDHQVCFVNPDGSANLNPRPPFRIRLPEKLKGYTHAIPGNEKSTIDSKNGVNMVDSGREKEELIVEAYIPPDPGPYPQDQPNQNSVRFTSTQIGAIMSGIQPGLTMVVGPPGTGKTDTAVQIMNVLYHNCPSQRTLIITHSNQALNDLFEKIMQRDVPARYLLRLGQGEQELATDLDFSRQGRVNAMLVRRLELLSEVERLARSLQLPEDVAYTCETAGYFWLLHVYSRWEQFLATCADNEDKPTLVQDRFPFKEFFSNTPQPVFTGQSFEKDMRAAKGCFRHLKTMFQELEECRAFELLKSTADRANYLMTKQAKIVAMTCTHAALKRKDFLQLGFKYDNLLMEESAQILEIETFIPMLLQRQEDGHARLKRCILIGDHHQLPPVVKNMAFQKYSHMDQSLFTRFVRLGIPYIELNAQGRARPSIAKLYNWRYRDLGDLPYVKEGAIFKNANAGFSYDYQLVDVPDYHGRGETAPSPWFYQNEGEAEYIVSVYIYMRLLGYPANKISILTTYNGQKLLIRDVINRRCVPYDFIGPPCKVATVDKFQGQQNDFILLSLVRSRFVGHLRDVRRLVVAMSRARLGLYVFCRRSLFEQCYELQPTFQHLLQRPDRLALNFGEVSTYTERQVEDIGHPYFVSSVEEMGHIVMDKMNQLHQARMMSYQHEHYIAYPSDGPAPAKGAIINDTPDENEAEESKQIDDIPSGEDNQAEESKEMDAIPSGEDGDLQPDNQLNGEKVSEACPNDEDGMPPRSGANGETSMEE, encoded by the exons ATGACGAAAGTATACGGCACCGGCGCTTACGATTTCAAGCGCCACCACGTGGCCGAGTACCCACTCGACCTCTCTGCAACCCGAACCGAGACCAAATCAGCCGATTCCAAACCTGGTTCAACAACTCTCCCCAGCTCAATCACTCTCTCCGAGATCCAACGCGACAGATTGACAAAGATTGCCTCCGCAAACTGGCTCAAAACGACCACTTCTGCTGTCGCGGATGGCGGAGACATGTTGGCGGAAGAGGAGGAGAGGAGGGGGTTTGATGCGGAACTGGTGAAGAAGATATATGAGACGGAGTTGAAGGtgaaagaagggagaaagactGTGCCTTTGCAGAGAGTGATGATTTTGGAAGTTAGTCAGTATTTGGAGAATTATTTATGGCCCAATTTTGATCCTGAAACGGCAACGTTTGAGCATGTTATGTCTATGATTCTTATGATTAACGAGAAG TTTCGAGAAAATGTGGCAGCTTGGTCATGCTTTTATGATCGGAAGGATGTCTTCAAAAGATTTCTTGATAGAGTTCTTCACCTGAAGGAG GGGAGAGAGTTGAGTATAGCAGAGAAGACAAATTACCTAGTTTTCATGATTAATGCCTTTCAG AGTTTGGAAGATGAAATGGTGAGTCAGACGGTCCTCAGAATAGCAAGTTTTGAGTCATGGCACAGTTTGTCATATGGCCGCTTTCAG ATGGAGCTTTGtcttaataataaattgattaagaaaTGGAGAAAGACAATAAGAAAAGAGGCTGAAGAGGCAACTAAACGAGGAGAAGTTTTCAACCCGTCAACCTCGCTTGAAGTGAGGTTTTTGAGGAATTTCACTGAAGAGTTTCTTGAT GTGCTTGATTTCAAAGTTTTTCCCCAGAAAAGCTCTGCAAACGAAGATGAAATTGATGATGCTGCAGTCTTGTATTGTGAGAGGTTTATGGAGTTTCTAATTGATCTGTTAAGTCAACTGCCAACAAGGAG GTATCTGAGGCCTCTTGTAGCTGATGTTGCTGTTGTTGCGAAATGTCATTTAAGTGCTCTCTACAGACATGAAAAAGGGAAACTCTTTGCTCAACTGGTTGACTTGCTGCAGTTCTATGAGCGGTTTGAGATTAATGATTATTATGGCACACAATTAACAGATGATGAAGTGGTTCGATCTCATTATGAGCGTTTCCAAGCCTTCCAGCTCCTTGCCTTTAAGAAAATTCCCAAG CTGCGAGAACTTGCACTGTCTAACGTTGGTGCAATTCACAAGCGAGCTGATCTCTCCAAGAAATTGTCTGTGCTCTCTCCCGAAGAGTTGAAGGACTTGGTTTGCTGTAAG CTCAAACTGGTCTCCGCGGAAGATCCCTGGTCTGaaagagttgattttcttattgaaGTCATGGTCTCCTTCTTTGAGAGACAGCAGTCTCAAAAAGAAGCAATAAATGCTCTTCCACTTTATCCAAATGAACAGATTATGTGGGATGAGAGTGTTGTGCCCAGCATTAACTATTCAGGAGAAGGTTGTCTGGCACTTCCTAAACTTAATCTGCAGTTTTTAACACTTCATGATTAccttttaagaaattttaatcTCTTCCGGCTTGAATCAACATATGAGATTCGTGAAGATATTCAGGAAGCCACACCACATCTCCTTCCATACATTAATAACGAGGGAGAAACTGCTTTTCGTGGTTGGTCAAGAATGGCTGTGCcaataaaagaatttaagatCACGGAGGTCAAACAGCCAAATATTGGTGAAGTCAAGCCATCATCTGTGACAGCAAAAATTACTTTTAGCATTTCGAGTTATAAAACACAAATAAGATCTGAATGGAATGCTCTGAAGGAGCATGATGTTTTATTCTTACTTTCAGTTTGCCCGTCATTTGAGCCTCTAAGTGCCGAGGAAGCTGAGAAGGCCAGTGTTCCAGAGAGGCTTGGCCTCCAATATGTGCGGGGATGTGAAATTATTGAGATCCGTGATGAGGAGGGAACACTCATGAACGATTTCAcaggaaaaattaaaagggagGAGTGGAAACCACCAAAAGGTGAACTTAGAACTGTAACCGTTGCTTTAGATACAGCCCAGTACCACATGGATGTCACTGATATTGCAGAGAGAGGTGCTGAAGACATTTATGGGACATTTAATGTGCTGATGAGGAGGAAACCTAAGGAAAATAACTTCAAAGCAATCTTAGAATCTATAAGAGATCTTATGAATGAATATTGTATTGTTCCTGACTGGTTGCACAACATTTTTCTGGGCTATGGGGATCCTTCTGCAGCACAATGGACCAAAATGCCTGATCATCTTCAGAAAGTAGATTTCAAAGATACTTTCTTGGATGCAGACCATTTAAAGGAGAGTTTTCCAGATCACCAG GTTTGTTTTGTAAATCCAGATGGTTCGGCTAACTTGAATCCAAGACCTCCTTTTCGAATTAGGCTTCCAGAAAAATTGAAGGGCTACACTCATGCAATTCCAGGGAATGAGAAATCTACTATTGATTCCAAAAATGGTGTCAATATGGTGGATTCTGGTAGGGAAAAAGAAGAACTTATTGTTGAGGCGTACATTCCTCCTGATCCAGGACCTTATCCTCAAGATCAGCCAAACCAGAACTCAGTCAGATTTACATCGACACAG ATTGGAGCAATCATGTCTGGTATCCAGCCAGGACTAACCATGGTTGTGGGGCCTCCTGGTACTGGAAAGACTGATACAGCCGTGCAAATCATGAATGTTCTATATCATAATTGTCCATCCCAGAGAACATTAATAATCACCCATTCCAACCAGGCCTTGAATGACCTGTTTGAGAAGATAATGCAG AGAGATGTGCCAGCACGGTATCTTCTTCGACTTGGTCAAGGTGAACAAGAACTAGCAACTGATCTTGACTTCAGTAGGCAAGGGCGTGTCAATGCAATGCTTGTTCGACGGTTGGAATTGCTTAGCGAAGTGGAGAGGCTTGCAAGATCTCTCCAACTTCCTGAGGATGTAGCTTATACTTGTGAAACTGCTGGATACTTTTGGTTACTGCATGTATATTCACGTTGGGAGCAATTCCTTGCTACTTGTGCGGATAACGAAGATAAACCAACACTTGTCCAGGACCGTTTTCCTTTTAAGGAGTTCTTCTCCAACACCCCTCAGCCAGTTTTTACTGGTCAATCATTTGAGAAAGACATGCGGGCAGCAAAAGGGTGCTTTCGTCATCTCAAGACTATGTTCCAAGAACTAGAAGAGTGTAGGGCTTTTGAATTGCTCAAATCAACAGCTGATCGAGCAAATTACCTAATGACAAAACAGGCAAAGATAGTGGCAATGACCTGCACACATGCAGCTCTGAAGAGAAAGGACTTCCTCCAGTTGGGTTTTAAGTATGACAACTTGCTGATGGAAGAAAGTGCCCAAATATTGGAGATTGAAACTTTCATACCAATGTTACTTCAGAGGCAGGAGGATGGTCATGCACGTCTTAAACGCTGCATACTGATTGGTGATCATCACCAGTTGCCTCCCGTTGTGAAAAACATGGCTTTTCAGAAGTATAGCCACATGGATCAGAGCTTATTCACTAGGTTTGTTCGGCTGGGTATTCCTTATATTGAGCTCAATGCCCAGGGTAGAGCCAGGCCAAGCATAGCTAAGCTTTACAATTGGAGATACAGAGATTTGGGAGACCTTCCTTATGTAAAGGAGGGGGCTATCTTTAAGAATGCAAATGCTGGGTTCTCCTATGATTACCAGTTAGTGGACGTGCCTGATTATCATGGGAGAGGCGAGACTGCTCCTTCTCCCTGGTTCTATCAAAATGAGGGAGAGGCTGAATACATTGTTAGTGTTTATATATACATGCGTTTGCTTGGATATCCTGCAAACAAGATCTCCATATTGACCACTTACAATGGGCAAAAACTTCTTATTCGTGATGTTATCAACAGAAGATGCGTCCCTTATGACTTTATAGGCCCACCCTGCAAG GTCGCCACTGTTGATAAGTTTCAAGGACagcaaaatgattttattttgctcTCTCTAGTGCGTTCTCGCTTTGTGGGTCACCTTCGTGATGTTAGAAGATTGGTTGTTGCCATGTCCCGTGCCCGACTTGGACTTTATGTATTTTGCCGCAGATCTCTGTTTGAACAATGTTATGAACTGCAGCCTACATTTCAACATTTGCTTCAGAGACCTGATCGCCTTGCGCTGAATTTTGGTGAAGTTTCGACATATACAGAGCGGCAAGTTGAAGACATTGGACATCCTTATTTTGTTAGCAGCGTTGAGGAGATGGGCCACATTGTAATGGATAAAATGAATCAATTGCATCAG GCACGTATGATGAGCTATCAGCATGAGCACTACATTGCGTATCCATCTGATGGACCTGCTCCTGCAAAGGGCGCAATAATCAATGATACACCAGACGAAAACGAGGCAGAGGAATCGAAACAGATTGATGATATTCCAAGTGGTGAAGACAACCAGGCAGAGGAATCAAAAGAGATGGATGCTATTCCAAGTGGTGAAGACGGGGATTTGCAACCTGATAACCAATTGAATGGGGAAAAGGTGAGCGAAGCTTGCCCAAATGATGAAGATGGCATGCCACCAAGAAGTGGTGCAAACGGGGAAACAAGCATGGAGGAGTAG